A single genomic interval of Phocoena sinus isolate mPhoSin1 chromosome 15, mPhoSin1.pri, whole genome shotgun sequence harbors:
- the RBM38 gene encoding RNA-binding protein 38, producing MLLQPAPCAPSAGFPRPPAALGAMHGSQKDTTFTKIFVGGLPYHTTDASLRKYFEGFGDIEEAVVITDRQTGKSRGYGFVTMADRAAAERACKDPNPNIDGRKANVNLAYLGAKPRSLQTGFAIGVQQLHPALIPRTYGLTPHYIYPQAIVQPSVVIPAAPVPSLSSPYIEYTPASPAYAQYPPATYDQYPYAASPATAASFVSYGYPAAVPQALSAAAPAGTAFVQYQPQQLQPDRMQ from the exons ATGCTGCTGCAGCCCGCGCCGTGCGCCCCGAGCGCGGGCTTCCCGCGGCCGCCGGCCGCCCTCGGCGCCATGCACGGCTCGCAGAAGGACACCACGTTCACCAAGATCTTCGTGGGCGGCCTGCCCTACCACACCACCGACGCCTCGCTCAGGAAGTACTTCGAGGGCTTCGGGGACATCGAGGAGGCAGTGGTCATCACCGACCGTCAGACGGGGAAGTCCCGCGGCTACGGCTTC GTGACCATGGCTGACCGGGCGGCAGCTGAGAGGGCTTGCAAAGACCCTAACCCCAACATTGACGGCCGCAAGGCCAACGTGAACCTGGCCTATCTGGGTGCCAAGCCGCGGAGCCTTCAGACGG GCTTTGCCATCGGCGTGCAGCAGCTGCACCCCGCCTTGATCCCGCGGACTTACGG GCTGACCCCCCACTACATCTACCCACAAGCCATCGTCCAGCCCAGCGTGGTGATCCCGGCGGCCCCAGTCCCGTCACTGTCCTCGCCCTACATTGAGTACACACCGGCCAGCCCGGCCTACGCCCAGTACCCGCCGGCCACCTACGACCAGTACCCGTATGCCGCCTCGCCCGCCACAGCCGCCAGCTTTGTGAGCTATGGCTACCCGGCCGCCGTGCCCCAGGCCCTCTCGGCCGCGGCCCCCGCGGGCACTGCCTTCGTGCAGTACCAGCCTCAGCAGCTACAGCCCGACAGGATGCAGTGA